The proteins below come from a single Microbulbifer sp. Q7 genomic window:
- a CDS encoding translocation/assembly module TamB domain-containing protein — MVTESKSRSDKLRLRAPRLVVMVTTLVMPLLMALFLVGSETGREALTRGGLAIARYYLPDLEINAEGLRSEALGSWYFDRLQVRCQERPMVDAQQLTLQVDISRLLRNQIHIPRLSARSLLFDNTLLGEYLQAHVSEEDVEETVEEVDRLAVPAIWLERLAVEKLTIIDGALQGLPVVSVTGQGSYQWPDRASALALDVAEIQGQKMHLNVEGEMQSETVYALSFSADEQAGGFLGQKLQLPEGESLDADGRLLLTLVGDDRLKVTIERFSLPLLHHRFGLAGNADVVLSPWSVTTDDLELTVDDTRHSVRGVVDGDAMDLKVRFNRLPLAISQPWQDYLQGGWLSADLTVRGPLKLPSADGTLELRSRYQQQPVHLTGTVETVDDVIQLRAAKLKFAAAEVAVRGKVDIGTQSLDLQGGVKQLPIADIRRILASLNETRDVEIPADLDGTIERLQVTAVGPWNNPQLSVDLASELRIKNLQADVQGRAAGNLKKFAVRDLLVEGDGLRVGGSGEVNLQGKTLQFQLDVAARGLQPAERFGLPVDPGTEVDLDAVVSVSGPFDNPKMSARLSSDGQYREYRYRLRGGAAGNAEQLTFDRLRLDLYTGGAAPVVENGGQSLVPDPVTEPGDDYPLQQSRERVSGTAALAADSAQARQRGNAWLELNGVLEPKAQRARGSVAGRNIPLGLARLAGVDLPSSLRGELSIDGQFSGPFNAPEATANILGLGEYLGEPWQVQGDVSYGKAEVMLSEVKLLWAGRNQLTADGSLSAQALDLEVRAQAVLMDFEEWISADIADSGELSLFATAKGTPKDPDLTGELKISGRAPALRDDALVQAPLALLLEWQTRSGNLEVTLDARHGSRKAADAEATLAIAPILEQWFRDTPAGESPPLPVDFSASGQADLAALGAFFDPEIHTMRGQLDFSFSADGTSVSPNARGNINLQDGYYEHRPSNTRLRRIVFIAEMDPDTWRIVEASARDADRGRVDLQGAARFSGDAPPALNFSLNARNAHLLNMPGAKGAFSGELRLTGTTEDALLAGTLNLRPLAVQVEHFIGSSVPEIDVIEVEVYGGESAQRSALMENIALALEVVLDQQSYVRGLGLDSELKGKVDIAGTAADPQASGTLTIVRGKFDLLGKKFELQEGQVQFENNVAAIYVKGVYSYPEGEITAVISGTTDDPKIEFSSSPAAAQDEIFAQLLFGKSLTDISPLQAVRLVGVVRSLQTGTAGFDPLASTRDLVGLDTLDFESEATDDGDQYSLSLGKYITSRIYLELQRSTDPLNPWQAEMQIELRRNLRLDIKSADNEESGGGSVELQWKKDY; from the coding sequence ATGGTTACTGAGTCCAAGAGCAGATCGGACAAATTACGGTTGCGTGCGCCGCGGCTGGTGGTGATGGTCACCACGCTGGTTATGCCGCTGTTGATGGCCCTGTTTCTGGTGGGTTCGGAAACCGGTCGTGAGGCACTAACCCGCGGTGGCCTGGCCATCGCTCGCTACTATTTGCCGGATCTTGAAATCAACGCCGAAGGACTGCGCAGCGAAGCGCTGGGCAGCTGGTACTTTGACCGGCTGCAGGTGCGCTGCCAAGAGCGCCCGATGGTGGACGCCCAGCAGCTAACCCTGCAGGTCGATATCTCCCGATTGTTGCGCAATCAGATCCACATCCCCCGCCTCAGCGCGCGTTCATTGCTCTTCGACAACACTTTGCTCGGGGAATACCTGCAGGCCCATGTTAGCGAAGAAGACGTGGAGGAAACGGTCGAGGAAGTGGACCGGCTTGCGGTGCCCGCCATCTGGCTGGAGCGCCTTGCGGTGGAGAAGTTGACCATTATCGACGGCGCGCTGCAGGGCCTCCCGGTGGTCTCGGTGACCGGCCAGGGCAGTTACCAGTGGCCCGATCGCGCCTCGGCGCTGGCCTTGGACGTGGCTGAAATACAGGGCCAAAAAATGCATCTGAACGTCGAGGGAGAGATGCAAAGCGAAACGGTGTACGCACTATCGTTTTCCGCTGATGAGCAGGCCGGTGGCTTTCTGGGGCAAAAACTACAACTGCCTGAGGGGGAGTCGCTCGATGCCGACGGACGTTTGCTGTTGACCCTTGTCGGAGATGACCGACTGAAAGTGACGATCGAGCGTTTTTCATTGCCGCTGCTGCATCACCGCTTCGGCCTGGCCGGCAACGCCGATGTGGTTCTCTCGCCTTGGTCCGTCACCACGGACGATCTCGAACTGACTGTGGATGATACTCGGCACAGTGTGCGCGGTGTGGTGGATGGTGACGCCATGGACCTGAAGGTGCGCTTCAACCGCCTGCCCCTGGCCATTTCGCAGCCTTGGCAGGATTACCTGCAGGGCGGCTGGCTCTCTGCAGACCTTACGGTGCGCGGCCCGCTCAAGCTGCCCAGCGCCGACGGCACACTCGAGCTGAGATCCCGCTATCAGCAGCAACCGGTGCACCTGACCGGCACCGTGGAGACCGTTGACGATGTGATCCAGCTGCGCGCCGCGAAACTGAAATTCGCCGCGGCTGAGGTGGCGGTTCGCGGCAAGGTGGACATCGGCACTCAATCACTGGATCTCCAGGGCGGGGTAAAGCAATTACCCATTGCGGATATTCGTCGCATTCTGGCGTCGCTGAACGAGACCCGGGATGTGGAAATTCCGGCGGATTTGGACGGCACGATCGAGCGCCTGCAGGTGACCGCGGTTGGCCCGTGGAACAACCCGCAACTTAGCGTGGATCTGGCCAGTGAGTTGCGCATTAAAAACCTGCAGGCCGATGTGCAGGGGCGCGCGGCGGGGAACCTGAAAAAATTTGCCGTCCGCGACTTGCTGGTGGAGGGCGACGGCTTGCGGGTGGGCGGCAGTGGCGAAGTCAATCTGCAAGGGAAGACCCTGCAGTTTCAACTGGATGTAGCCGCGCGCGGGCTGCAGCCGGCGGAACGCTTCGGGTTACCGGTAGATCCGGGCACAGAAGTGGACCTGGACGCGGTGGTATCGGTGTCGGGCCCGTTCGACAATCCGAAAATGTCCGCGCGCCTGTCTTCGGACGGGCAGTACCGGGAATACCGCTATCGCCTGCGCGGCGGGGCCGCCGGGAATGCGGAGCAGTTGACCTTCGACCGCCTGCGTCTCGACCTCTACACCGGGGGAGCGGCACCAGTGGTTGAGAATGGCGGCCAGTCGCTGGTACCGGACCCGGTGACGGAGCCGGGTGACGACTATCCGCTGCAGCAATCCCGCGAGCGGGTCAGTGGCACTGCCGCCCTCGCGGCGGACTCGGCGCAGGCGCGCCAGCGGGGCAATGCCTGGCTCGAACTGAATGGCGTGCTGGAACCGAAAGCACAGCGGGCCAGGGGCAGTGTGGCCGGGCGCAATATACCCCTCGGGCTGGCCCGTCTGGCGGGCGTGGATCTGCCCTCGTCGCTGCGCGGTGAGCTGAGCATCGACGGCCAGTTCTCCGGGCCGTTTAACGCACCGGAGGCGACCGCCAATATCCTGGGGTTGGGCGAGTACCTCGGCGAACCCTGGCAGGTGCAGGGGGATGTGAGTTACGGCAAGGCTGAAGTGATGCTGTCGGAAGTGAAGCTGCTGTGGGCCGGTCGTAACCAGCTTACCGCCGATGGCAGCCTGAGTGCGCAGGCGCTGGATCTGGAGGTGCGCGCTCAGGCGGTACTGATGGATTTTGAGGAATGGATCAGCGCTGATATTGCCGACAGCGGCGAACTGTCACTTTTTGCCACCGCCAAGGGCACCCCGAAAGATCCGGATCTAACCGGCGAGCTGAAAATCTCCGGGCGCGCGCCTGCGCTGAGGGATGATGCCCTGGTGCAGGCGCCACTCGCCCTGCTGCTGGAATGGCAGACCCGTTCGGGCAACCTGGAAGTAACGCTGGACGCGCGCCACGGTAGCCGCAAGGCGGCCGATGCGGAGGCGACCCTGGCGATTGCGCCCATTCTCGAGCAGTGGTTCCGCGACACCCCCGCTGGCGAGTCGCCGCCCCTGCCGGTGGATTTTAGCGCAAGTGGGCAGGCGGACCTGGCGGCGCTGGGGGCATTTTTTGATCCCGAAATCCACACCATGCGCGGACAGCTCGACTTCAGCTTCAGCGCCGACGGCACCAGTGTGTCGCCCAACGCTCGGGGCAACATCAACCTGCAGGATGGCTACTACGAGCACCGCCCGAGCAACACCCGTCTGCGCCGTATCGTCTTCATTGCGGAAATGGACCCCGACACCTGGCGTATCGTGGAAGCGAGCGCACGGGATGCCGACCGCGGCCGGGTGGACCTGCAGGGCGCGGCACGTTTCAGTGGCGATGCACCGCCCGCGCTCAATTTTTCCCTCAACGCACGCAATGCCCACCTGCTCAATATGCCGGGCGCCAAGGGGGCATTCAGCGGCGAACTGCGCCTCACTGGTACCACCGAAGATGCGCTGCTGGCGGGTACCCTCAACCTGCGGCCGCTGGCGGTACAGGTGGAACATTTTATCGGCAGCAGTGTGCCGGAAATCGACGTGATCGAAGTGGAAGTCTATGGCGGCGAAAGTGCCCAGCGCTCTGCATTGATGGAGAACATCGCACTGGCACTGGAAGTGGTACTGGATCAGCAGTCCTATGTGCGCGGCCTGGGCCTCGATTCGGAACTCAAGGGCAAGGTGGATATCGCGGGTACGGCCGCGGACCCGCAGGCGTCCGGGACCCTGACCATTGTGCGCGGCAAGTTTGACCTGCTCGGCAAGAAGTTCGAACTGCAGGAAGGCCAGGTGCAGTTTGAAAACAATGTGGCCGCCATCTATGTCAAAGGGGTGTATTCCTACCCGGAGGGAGAAATTACCGCGGTCATCTCTGGTACCACTGATGACCCAAAAATCGAGTTCAGTTCCAGTCCGGCGGCTGCTCAGGATGAAATTTTCGCCCAGCTGCTGTTCGGCAAGTCGCTGACGGATATTTCGCCGCTGCAGGCGGTACGTCTGGTGGGGGTGGTGCGCAGCCTGCAGACGGGCACCGCCGGTTTTGACCCGCTTGCCAGTACCCGGGACCTGGTGGGGTTGGACACGCTGGACTTCGAGTCCGAGGCCACAGACGACGGCGATCAGTACTCCCTCAGTCTGGGCAAGTACATCACCAGCCGTATTTATCTTGAGCTCCAGCGCAGTACCGACCCGCTGAACCCCTGGCAGGCCGAAATGCAAATCGAACTGCGCAGAAATTTACGCCTGGACATCAAATCTGCCGACAACGAGGAAAGCGGCGGCGGAAGTGTGGAACTGCAGTGGAAGAAGGATTACTAA
- a CDS encoding NTP transferase domain-containing protein, with the protein MEYSIVVLAAGYSHRFGSDKRLASIQGEPMLLRTLEVAQEAALIMEDAAVQVVLRARDPVIANGLKKMPVQVLHAPVWPVSIGASLASAVESLQRAGANPKAVLVCMGDMPFVEPETLVTILKAAREDRIHVPVCAGTRGYPIAIGRKYLSALPRLRNTGMEKVLRIFADAVVDIEVNDPAINCDINRPDDFHAAVRQDLFGKIFASPDTVADEPLPSPSE; encoded by the coding sequence ATGGAATATTCAATCGTCGTATTGGCCGCCGGATACTCTCATCGCTTTGGCAGTGACAAGCGCCTTGCCAGCATTCAGGGCGAGCCCATGTTACTGCGTACTCTGGAAGTGGCGCAGGAAGCCGCACTGATAATGGAAGATGCCGCGGTACAGGTGGTTTTGCGCGCCCGCGACCCGGTAATTGCCAATGGCCTAAAAAAAATGCCGGTGCAGGTGCTGCACGCGCCGGTATGGCCGGTCAGCATAGGCGCCAGCCTCGCATCCGCGGTGGAAAGCCTGCAGCGTGCCGGCGCCAACCCAAAGGCCGTGCTGGTGTGTATGGGCGACATGCCGTTCGTTGAGCCGGAAACCCTGGTTACCATCCTCAAGGCCGCTCGCGAAGATCGTATCCATGTTCCCGTTTGCGCCGGTACCCGTGGTTACCCGATCGCCATCGGCCGCAAGTATCTGTCCGCCTTGCCCCGCTTGCGCAATACCGGCATGGAAAAGGTCCTGCGTATCTTTGCGGATGCGGTTGTGGATATTGAAGTAAACGACCCGGCGATCAATTGTGATATCAATCGCCCCGACGACTTCCATGCAGCAGTGCGGCAGGATCTGTTCGGTAAAATTTTTGCATCTCCCGATACAGTCGCGGATGAGCCGCTGCCATCGCCGTCGGAATAA
- a CDS encoding zinc-dependent peptidase: MTTFLGIIVFAVLVWVVPLAWQHGRRRYLRSRPLSKKQETILHSRLALYPALSADTQLELKQNVSLFLRDKEFVGCNGLQVTEEMRVVIAAHACLLLLGRENSCYPNLRTILLYPDAYVAEETHHHGHVQSTRLSARAGEAHYRGPVVLSWDDIQQGLAHPEQGHNVAIHEFAHKLDEEDGYVDGRPPFARREDGKDWAPVMREAFAELRQRLHALHQEHQEQQGAEPGSANDPALEAPQPVSVLDTYGAQSPAEFFAVATEAYFVIPTAMAAAHPRLYREMQKFYRTDPAALLHGSRRGD, from the coding sequence TTGACCACGTTTCTGGGAATTATTGTTTTTGCGGTATTGGTGTGGGTTGTGCCGCTGGCATGGCAACACGGTCGACGGCGCTACCTGCGCTCACGCCCTTTGAGCAAAAAGCAGGAAACCATTCTTCACAGCCGACTGGCACTCTACCCGGCGCTGTCAGCGGACACACAATTGGAGCTGAAACAGAACGTCAGCCTGTTTCTGCGCGATAAGGAATTTGTTGGCTGTAACGGATTGCAGGTTACCGAGGAAATGCGTGTGGTCATTGCTGCACACGCCTGCCTGCTGCTACTGGGCCGGGAAAACAGCTGCTACCCGAACCTGCGCACGATTTTGCTGTATCCCGACGCGTACGTGGCGGAGGAGACCCATCATCATGGCCATGTGCAGTCCACCCGCCTGAGCGCCCGCGCGGGGGAAGCCCATTACCGCGGGCCGGTGGTGCTTTCCTGGGATGACATACAGCAAGGACTCGCACACCCCGAGCAGGGACACAATGTGGCCATTCACGAGTTTGCACACAAGCTGGACGAAGAGGATGGCTATGTGGATGGGCGGCCGCCATTTGCGCGTAGAGAGGACGGCAAAGACTGGGCGCCAGTGATGCGCGAGGCATTCGCGGAATTGCGTCAGCGCCTGCACGCCTTACATCAAGAGCATCAAGAGCAGCAAGGGGCAGAGCCGGGGAGCGCGAATGACCCTGCGCTCGAGGCACCGCAACCGGTCTCAGTACTGGACACCTACGGTGCACAGTCCCCGGCCGAGTTTTTTGCCGTAGCGACAGAAGCCTACTTTGTTATTCCGACGGCGATGGCAGCGGCTCATCCGCGACTGTATCGGGAGATGCAAAAATTTTACCGAACAGATCCTGCCGCACTGCTGCATGGAAGTCGTCGGGGCGATTGA
- a CDS encoding SLC13 family permease: MNKHLFIPLGPVLAAGFFFLLEGLGMPYLPAVTAAITLLTVIWWVTEALPIPATSIVPFVLLPLFGVADHKLVASSLGSHVILLLMGAFMLSKALEKSGAHERLALYMLKVVGISSGRRLVLGFMLAAGLLSMWISNTATTLMMLPIALAILARADNHRLTVALILGIAYAASLGGVGSPLGTPPNVIFMGIYEEVTGREFSFVSWMKIGLPVVLITLPIMALWLTRGIKLHKSLEAPAVGAWRAEEVRTLLVFALAILFWVTRNEPFGGWSDLFGVDEAGDSTVALGAVVLMFLVPNGKGGRLLDWKTAESIPWGMLLLFAGGIAIAKGFAASGLSEMMGEALNFLTAMPLWLMLILLCLSVTFLTEITSNTATATLLMPILAVVASSAGFDPMVLMIPAAMCASCAFMLPVATAPNAIAYGTGKLRIQEMVREGAVLSVLASLIIAGVCWVMLV, from the coding sequence ATGAACAAACATCTATTCATTCCACTCGGCCCGGTGCTCGCGGCCGGATTCTTCTTCCTGCTGGAAGGGCTGGGGATGCCTTACTTGCCCGCAGTGACCGCGGCCATCACCCTGTTGACGGTGATCTGGTGGGTGACGGAAGCCCTGCCGATTCCGGCAACGTCGATCGTTCCGTTTGTGCTGCTGCCGCTGTTTGGGGTGGCCGACCACAAACTGGTGGCGTCGTCCCTGGGCAGCCATGTGATCCTGTTGTTGATGGGCGCTTTCATGCTGTCCAAAGCGCTGGAGAAAAGTGGTGCACACGAGCGACTGGCCCTGTACATGCTCAAGGTGGTTGGTATCTCCAGTGGCCGCCGACTGGTACTCGGGTTCATGCTGGCGGCCGGCCTGTTAAGCATGTGGATTTCCAATACCGCCACCACCCTGATGATGTTACCCATCGCGCTGGCGATACTGGCGCGGGCCGACAACCACCGGCTGACGGTGGCGCTGATTCTGGGGATTGCCTACGCGGCCAGTCTGGGCGGTGTCGGCAGCCCGCTGGGAACCCCGCCCAACGTCATTTTCATGGGTATTTACGAAGAGGTGACCGGGCGGGAGTTCAGTTTCGTGAGCTGGATGAAAATTGGCTTGCCGGTGGTGCTGATCACTCTGCCGATTATGGCCCTGTGGCTGACCCGGGGAATCAAACTGCACAAATCACTGGAGGCGCCGGCGGTGGGTGCCTGGCGGGCCGAAGAAGTGCGTACCTTGCTGGTGTTTGCGTTGGCCATCCTGTTCTGGGTCACGCGCAACGAACCGTTTGGCGGCTGGAGCGATTTGTTCGGGGTTGACGAGGCCGGTGACAGCACTGTGGCACTGGGCGCGGTGGTGTTGATGTTCCTGGTGCCCAACGGCAAGGGCGGGCGCCTGCTGGACTGGAAAACCGCCGAGAGCATTCCGTGGGGTATGTTGCTGCTGTTTGCCGGCGGTATTGCCATTGCCAAGGGGTTCGCGGCATCGGGCCTCAGCGAGATGATGGGCGAGGCGCTCAACTTCCTGACGGCAATGCCGCTGTGGCTCATGCTGATTCTGTTGTGCCTTTCTGTCACCTTCCTGACGGAAATTACCAGCAACACCGCCACCGCTACATTGCTGATGCCCATTCTGGCGGTGGTGGCCAGCAGTGCCGGTTTTGACCCCATGGTACTGATGATCCCGGCGGCCATGTGTGCCAGCTGTGCATTTATGCTGCCGGTGGCCACCGCCCCCAATGCCATCGCCTACGGCACCGGCAAGTTGCGGATTCAGGAGATGGTGCGCGAGGGCGCGGTGCTGAGTGTGCTGGCCTCCCTGATTATTGCCGGTGTGTGCTGGGTCATGCTGGTGTAG
- a CDS encoding prolyl oligopeptidase family protein — translation MKKLSILAVAGVLAACSGESPEGTQAMSDTQVETQSAAAEKSALAYPQTRKDDVVDSYFGTEVADPYRWLEDDRSEETEAWVQAQNQVTFSYLEQIPFRDSLKQRLEKLWNYEKVGSPFKEGDYTYFYRNNGLQDQYVVWRKKGDGEAEIFLDPNTFSEDGTTSLATLKFSKDGSIAAYAVSEGGSDWRKIYIIDAASKTLLEEPLVDVKFSGISWKGNEGFYYSSYDKPEGSELSAKTDQHKLYYHKLGQPQSKDALVFGGTDEEKRRYVSGYVTEDDRYLVISGANSTSGNDLFIRDLSQKDAPLVQVLSDFDSDTYVIDNQGSQLFLVTNRDAPNKKVVTVDASNPAPENWQDFIAETDHVLTASTGGGYFFAEYMVDALSRVYQYDYNGKRVREISLPGPGSVSSPSGKREDKTLYYSFTNYKTPSTIFAFDVEQGASDIYRESGAEFDPSGYESKQVFFTSKDGTKVPMMITYKKGLELNGKNPTILYGYGGFNVSLTPSFNIANAVWLELGGVYAVPNLRGGGEYGKRWHDAGTKLQKQNVFDDFIAAGEYLIDNGYTSSDYLAIRGGSNGGLLVGAVMTQRPELVKVALPAVGVMDMLRYHTFTAGAGWAYDYGTAEQSEEMFQYLKGYSPVHNVKRGVNYPATLVTTADHDDRVVPAHSFKFAAELQDKQQGVAPTLIRIETNAGHGAGTPVSKTIEQYADIFGFTLFNMGITELPGS, via the coding sequence ATGAAAAAACTATCCATACTTGCAGTAGCCGGCGTGCTTGCCGCTTGCTCGGGTGAGTCTCCGGAGGGAACGCAGGCGATGAGCGACACCCAGGTGGAAACACAGAGCGCGGCCGCGGAAAAGTCGGCACTGGCCTATCCGCAAACGCGCAAGGACGATGTGGTCGATAGCTATTTCGGTACCGAGGTTGCGGACCCCTATCGCTGGCTGGAAGACGACCGCAGTGAAGAAACCGAAGCCTGGGTACAGGCCCAGAACCAGGTGACCTTCAGCTATCTGGAGCAGATTCCCTTCCGCGACAGCCTCAAGCAGCGTCTGGAAAAGCTCTGGAATTATGAGAAAGTGGGTTCCCCATTCAAAGAAGGGGACTACACGTATTTCTATCGCAACAATGGCCTGCAAGACCAGTATGTGGTGTGGCGCAAAAAAGGCGATGGCGAAGCCGAAATTTTCCTCGACCCCAATACCTTCAGTGAAGACGGCACGACTTCGCTGGCTACCCTGAAGTTCTCCAAAGACGGTTCCATTGCCGCCTACGCGGTTTCTGAAGGCGGCAGCGACTGGCGCAAGATCTACATCATTGATGCCGCAAGCAAAACGCTGCTGGAGGAACCGCTGGTTGACGTAAAGTTCTCCGGCATTTCCTGGAAGGGTAACGAGGGCTTCTATTACTCCAGTTACGACAAGCCAGAAGGTAGCGAGCTTTCGGCAAAAACCGACCAGCACAAACTTTATTACCACAAGCTGGGGCAGCCTCAGTCAAAAGATGCGCTGGTATTTGGCGGCACGGACGAAGAGAAGCGCCGCTACGTGTCCGGTTATGTCACCGAAGATGATCGGTATCTTGTCATTTCCGGTGCTAACTCCACATCCGGCAATGACCTCTTCATCCGTGATCTCTCCCAGAAGGATGCGCCTCTGGTGCAGGTGTTGAGCGATTTCGATTCCGATACCTATGTGATCGACAACCAGGGCAGCCAGCTGTTTCTGGTCACCAACCGCGATGCGCCGAATAAAAAAGTAGTCACGGTAGATGCGTCGAATCCGGCTCCGGAAAACTGGCAGGATTTCATTGCGGAAACCGACCATGTGCTGACCGCGTCGACCGGCGGAGGCTACTTCTTCGCCGAGTACATGGTGGACGCCCTGTCCCGCGTGTACCAGTACGACTACAACGGCAAGCGCGTGCGTGAAATTTCCTTGCCGGGCCCGGGCAGTGTGTCTTCGCCCAGTGGTAAGCGTGAAGACAAAACCCTGTACTACTCCTTCACCAACTACAAAACGCCGTCGACCATTTTTGCGTTCGATGTGGAGCAGGGCGCGTCCGACATTTATCGTGAGTCTGGCGCGGAGTTTGATCCGTCGGGCTACGAGTCCAAGCAGGTGTTCTTCACTTCCAAAGACGGTACCAAGGTGCCGATGATGATCACCTACAAAAAGGGTCTCGAGCTGAACGGCAAGAACCCGACCATCCTGTATGGCTACGGTGGTTTTAATGTCAGCCTGACGCCGTCGTTCAATATCGCCAACGCGGTGTGGCTGGAGCTGGGCGGCGTGTACGCGGTGCCGAACCTGCGCGGTGGTGGTGAGTACGGCAAGCGCTGGCACGATGCGGGCACCAAGTTGCAGAAGCAGAACGTGTTCGACGACTTTATCGCCGCAGGTGAATACCTGATCGACAACGGCTATACCTCGAGTGATTATCTGGCCATTCGCGGCGGCTCCAATGGTGGCCTGCTGGTGGGTGCGGTGATGACTCAGCGCCCTGAGCTGGTCAAGGTCGCGTTGCCCGCGGTGGGCGTGATGGACATGCTGCGCTACCACACCTTTACCGCCGGCGCGGGTTGGGCCTATGACTACGGTACCGCCGAGCAAAGCGAAGAGATGTTCCAGTACCTGAAGGGTTACTCCCCGGTACACAACGTGAAGAGGGGCGTGAACTATCCGGCGACACTGGTCACAACCGCCGATCACGATGATCGTGTGGTGCCGGCGCATTCGTTCAAGTTTGCGGCCGAGCTGCAGGACAAACAGCAAGGCGTGGCCCCGACACTGATCCGCATTGAAACCAATGCCGGTCACGGTGCGGGCACCCCGGTCTCGAAAACCATCGAGCAGTACGCCGATATCTTTGGTTTTACCCTGTTCAACATGGGTATCACCGAGCTTCCCGGCAGCTGA
- a CDS encoding MaoC/PaaZ C-terminal domain-containing protein, protein MTRFTIAPDAQSNLMPLQIQLNARPSVLPLYFRALTARKPGQPSGSRNGVLATVSLPRQRIEPAHLSDYRAVCGFAPDSALPATYPFVLAMPLQLNLLVSDAFPFPVLGVVHLRNRIRQHRCLGESDHLDIQCDLMAPAPVKRGYEFDLITRVKVAGELVWECVSTLLSRTKPRAPGDAGSARSRARAPEAAMDMRGARTLPWVLSADIGRRYARVSGDRNPIHLYASTARLFGFPRAIAHGMWLKAHCLAALAEAAEDVVSGSFEFSVAFNKPVLLPSAVSLQFCSDNPGVRFNLVDAAGKRAHLSGRIERI, encoded by the coding sequence ATGACCAGATTTACCATCGCGCCTGACGCACAAAGCAACCTCATGCCACTACAGATTCAACTCAACGCCCGCCCATCGGTACTGCCTCTGTATTTTCGCGCGCTGACCGCGCGCAAACCCGGCCAGCCGAGCGGGAGCCGCAACGGGGTGCTCGCGACGGTCAGCCTCCCGCGCCAGCGTATCGAGCCCGCGCATCTTAGCGATTACCGCGCCGTCTGCGGGTTTGCGCCGGATTCAGCGTTGCCGGCGACCTATCCCTTTGTGCTGGCCATGCCCCTGCAGTTGAACCTGCTGGTGTCCGATGCCTTTCCGTTTCCCGTGCTGGGGGTGGTGCACCTGCGCAACCGAATCCGTCAGCACCGTTGCCTTGGCGAAAGCGATCATCTGGATATCCAGTGTGACCTGATGGCACCCGCGCCGGTAAAGCGGGGCTACGAGTTTGATCTGATTACCCGGGTGAAGGTGGCCGGCGAGCTGGTGTGGGAATGCGTGAGCACCCTGCTCAGTCGCACCAAACCACGCGCGCCCGGCGACGCTGGCAGTGCGCGTTCCCGAGCCCGGGCGCCGGAAGCCGCCATGGATATGCGCGGCGCTCGAACACTGCCGTGGGTACTGTCCGCGGATATCGGCCGTCGTTATGCGAGAGTGTCTGGCGACAGAAACCCGATCCATCTCTATGCGTCTACGGCCCGGCTCTTCGGATTTCCCCGGGCGATTGCCCACGGTATGTGGCTGAAGGCGCACTGTCTTGCAGCGCTGGCGGAGGCGGCAGAGGATGTTGTATCGGGGAGTTTTGAGTTCAGTGTGGCGTTTAACAAGCCGGTGTTGTTGCCGTCTGCGGTCAGTCTGCAGTTCTGTAGCGATAATCCCGGGGTGCGTTTCAATCTCGTCGATGCCGCAGGCAAGCGTGCCCACCTGAGTGGGCGGATCGAGCGCATCTAG
- a CDS encoding CinA family protein → MDLQTRELAEKLGEVLADLGWKVTAAESCTGGAIAAAITSVAGASGWFEGSVVSYADRIKRDFLGVDAGDLVEFGAVSEAVVRQMAVGVLSRLDANLAVAVSGVAGPNGGSEEKPVGTVWIGWAHGQGQEPLQADARLLHFDGNRQQIQAKTVIEALSGLLEIAESHRQR, encoded by the coding sequence GTGGATTTACAGACCCGAGAGTTGGCGGAGAAACTTGGCGAGGTGCTCGCTGATCTCGGCTGGAAAGTAACGGCGGCGGAATCGTGCACCGGTGGTGCTATCGCGGCAGCGATCACTTCGGTCGCCGGTGCGTCCGGCTGGTTCGAGGGCTCCGTGGTTTCCTATGCCGACCGTATCAAGCGCGATTTTCTGGGTGTGGATGCCGGTGATCTGGTGGAGTTTGGTGCCGTTAGCGAGGCGGTTGTGCGTCAGATGGCGGTGGGTGTGCTCAGTCGTCTCGATGCCAACCTCGCGGTGGCCGTGAGCGGTGTCGCCGGGCCGAACGGCGGCAGCGAAGAAAAGCCGGTCGGCACGGTGTGGATCGGCTGGGCCCACGGCCAGGGGCAGGAGCCGTTGCAGGCCGATGCGCGTCTGCTGCATTTTGATGGCAACCGCCAGCAGATCCAGGCAAAGACGGTCATCGAGGCACTAAGCGGATTGCTTGAGATAGCCGAGTCTCATCGCCAGCGCTGA